The following coding sequences lie in one Crassostrea angulata isolate pt1a10 chromosome 10, ASM2561291v2, whole genome shotgun sequence genomic window:
- the LOC128165366 gene encoding citrate synthase-lysine N-methyltransferase CSKMT, mitochondrial-like isoform X2 translates to MRCYFLLKRFNLPVSFQNTFTCVQHKRNIYDDSNLSKREYWRKRYNWDKQVKMDWLVDADEVSQNLEPKIQQLRKKTGEVCLNILDLGCGTSDVPSVLLKRCKTPVIIYCVDYSEGALQWQKGLLEDLDQKHGNLLSNYRLVMADVCQLPFKNNFFHVVIDKGTTDSLLKSKDGHQMAVSCMKDVHRVLHPLGNLWQITDEDPDIRLLFLQSIQDEANLKYSSSFEVLLSDDINDYFLYTIKEDSLDKP, encoded by the exons ATGCGGTGTTATTTCTTGTTAAAAAGGTTTAATTTACCCgtttcatttcaaaatacatttacatgtgttCAGCACAAGAGAAACATTTATGATG ACTCAAACTTAAGTAAAAGAGAATACTGGAGAAAACGTTACAACTGGGATAAACAAGTGAAGATGGATTGGCTTGTTGATGCAGACGAAGTGTCACAAAATCTGGAACCAAAAATTCAACAACTCCGTAAAAAGACTGGGGAAGtgtgtttgaatattttggatCTTGGCTGTGGAACGTCTGATGTACCTTCAGTGCTTCTCAAGAGATGCAAGACACCTGTGATAATTTACTGTGTGGATTATTCTGAAGGAGCTCTTCAGTGGCAGAAAGGCTTACTTGAAGACCTTGATCAAAAACATGGAAATCTTCTGTCCAACTATAGACTTGTCATGGCAGATGTCTGTCAGCTACCCTTCAAAAATAACTTCTTCCATGTTGTCATAGATAAAGGAACCACTGACTCTCTTCTGAAATCTAAAGATGGTCATCAAATGGCTGTATCATGTATGAAAGATGTCCACCGCGTACTGCACCCATTAGGAAACCTTTGGCAAATTACTGACGAAGACCCAGATATTAGATTACTCTTTTTACAGTCAATTCAAGATGAAGCAAATTTGAAGTATTCTTCCTCATTTGAAGTTTTGTTGAGTGATgatataaatgattattttctgTATACTATCAAAGAGGATTCTCTTGATAAACCATGA
- the LOC128165366 gene encoding mucin-2-like isoform X1 translates to MNCVVSYDTDGNTVISKDDEIGDGLITLKYPENKGNVHESGHSAKKEDRNEMVGYNSTENKAAEIEPNNFEKIGRLLLTNEHDNKMKYIQDPCDQSRDLSNFTKYPCDHSKYLCDRSKDPCNRSKDLQVNKVHGDDSQVAENDVDDLRVTKNTELNADTDDLHAKTMHQGPVPNNKHIYIKPPRFIKKENEKKLTNQMKISPRLIEETPETKTTTSDLPPCLVTTAASSTPSFAIPKIPPPACNVSSSNMPPFATPNIPPPSRNVSSSNMPPYAPSTHILDYSGLPYMHFWPYQFTAPPSTTLLNATNYSTTTPSTHTVSYSTNAPSYQTVQALSSMGPPMATSPIPTANHGLVSPQSLTQIPPKFDFPPPFIPTTTPSLPDNQSHYLPPNFPSMPQQLTERQLQHPAVSVPIAPRNSQHNMFVPPVAYPSLPSRNVNYPFQTQPVFVIGYFFNPNTCIPKVAASPVQTPIPPDYNRVYVAGSNAISHDGSNGSTCVLPAATSS, encoded by the exons ATGAATTGTGTGGTGAGCTATGATACGGATGGAAACACGGTGATTTCCAAGGACGACGAAATCGGAGACGGGTTAATAACTCTGAAATATCCAGAGAACAAAGGAAACGTACATGAAAGTGGACACTCGGCCAAAAAAGAAGATAGAAATGAAATGGTTGGTTATAACTCTACAGAAAATAAAGCAGCGGAGATAGAgccaaataattttgaaaaaataggCAGACTTCTCTTGACAAACGAACATGACAACAAAATGAAGTACATCCAAGATCCTTGCGACCAAAGTAGAGATCTTAGCAATTTCACCAAATATCCTTGCGACCACAGCAAGTATCTTTGCGACCGTAGCAAAGATCCTTGCAACCGCAGCAAAGACTTGCAAGTTAACAAGGTCCATGGCGATGACTCACAAGTCGCTGAAAACGACGTCGATGATCTACGAGTCACCAAGAACACGGAATTAAATGCAGACACCGATGATCTCCATGCTAAAACCATGCACCAGGGACCTGTCCCAAAcaataaacacatatacattaaaCCTCCTCGTTTCATAAAGAAAG AAAACGAGAAAAAACTGACAAATCAGATGAAGATTAGTCCCAGATTAATTGAAGA AACACCCGAGACGAAGACTACAACATCTGATCTGCCACCGTGTCTTGTAACCACAGCAGCATCAAGCACCCCTTCCTTTGCCATTCCAAAAATTCCCCCTCCTGCTTGTAATGTTTCTAGCAGTAACATGCCCCCCTTCGCTACTCCAAACATTCCCCCTCCTTCTCGTAATGTCTCTAGCAGTAATATGCCTCCATATGCACCGTCTACGCACATCCTAGATTACAGCGGTTTgccatacatgcatttttggcCATACCAATTTACAGCTCCTCCGTCCACAACTCTGCTAAACGCCACTAATTATTCTACGACGACTCCATCAACACATACTGTATCTTACTCGACAAATGCCCCATCATACCAGACTGTACAAGCATTGTCTTCTATGGGCCCACCTATGGCTACATCACCGATCCCAACAGCAAATCATGGTTTAGTATCTCCACAATCGCTTACACAAATTCCTCCCAAGTTTGATTTTCCTCCTCCTTTCATACCGACGACTACTCCATCACTGCCAGACAATCAAAGTCACTATTTACCCCCAAATTTTCCATCAATGCCTCAGCAGTTAACAGAGCGCCAGCTACAGCACCCTGCCGTCAGTGTCCCTATTGCCCCACGGAATAGTCAGCACAACATGTTTGTTCCACCTGTGGCTTACCCATCTCTGCCTAGTCGTAACGTAAACTATCCTTTTCAAACCCAGCCAGTGTTTGTCATTGGGTATTTCTTCaatccaaatacatgtatcccaAAAGTTGCTGCTAGTCCTGTCCAAACTCCGATCCCTCCCGATTACAATAGGGTTTACGTTGCTGGTAGTAACGCCATTTCACATGATGGATCCAATGGAAGCACCTGTGTTTTACCAGCAGCCACGTCATCTTGA
- the LOC128165367 gene encoding uncharacterized protein LOC128165367, translated as MLCHWVKSTGMCKMSRWILYDPDFYDEIVPFCDELVEDEEEERVLTCRCYGRGKKLSEVEVPRVPQLHFRIEKERYIEKIRLDENPKAKRRGRGRAKVRQHLTDNIMSTVGQPQVSVPSIAPIITNAFLPNVGPPTNTGGFGRPSLSSNHHSHNGYDNIEFSNIQPSRRGFSIEDFISESSTKKKKKNNKTAAMCTNPLPNSVEETGESSSENNESVVITQTSLDSAGSTKQIDAYLLSKMLNIPCPGGEIINNTDSSLPGSLTSSSMSALNDVFKFEDAEHVPPKKNRKGGKVPSSKEKSEEEDGWVLNGENVVEFCDLPGDCDVTLLQDIIAAYGAIIESDVISLGSTVSVRYQLDSSEAANWVVSNLDNADHLFADHCVKCRRVM; from the exons ATGCTTTGCCACTGGGTAAAGAGCACTGGAATGTG CAAAATGTCAAGATGGATCTTGTATGACCCTGATTTCTATGATGAGATTGTTCCCTTTTGTGATGAACTGGTGGAGGATGAAGAAGAAGAGAGGGTCTTGACATGCAGGTGCTATGGCAGAGGGAAAAAACTGAGTGAGGTGGAGGTCCCCAGGGTACCACAGCTTCACTTCAGAATAGAGAAAGAG AGATACATTGAGAAAATCAGACTTGATGAGAACCCTAAAGCAAAAAGACGTGGGAGAGGAAGAGCGAAGGTCCGCCAGCATCTGACAGACAATATAATGTCCACTGTCGGACAACCTCAG gTTTCTGTCCCGAGTATAGCACCAATCATTACAAATGCGTTTCTTCCCAACGTTGGTCCCCCAACAAACACTGGGGGTTTTGGGCGACCCAGTCTATCCAGTAATCACCATTCACACAATGGTTATGACAACATCGAGTTCTCCAACATCCAGCCATCAAGGAGGGGCTTCTCCATAGAGGATTTCATCTCAGAATCCAGCacgaaaaagaagaaaaagaacaatAAGACAGCAGCAATGTGCACCAATCCATTGCCGAATTCAGTGGAAGAGACAGGGGAAAGCTCCTCCGAGAACAATGAATCAGTGGTGATTACTCAGACTTCTTTAGACAGTGCTGGATCCACCAAACAAATTGATGCATATCTGCTctcaaagatgttaaatatTCCCTGCCCAGGAGGGGAAATAATTAACAATACTGATAGTTCTCTGCCAGGTAGCTTAACATCTTCATCAATGTCTGCCTTAAATGATGTATTTAAGTTTGAAGATGCTGAACATGTGCCTCCAAAGAAAAACAGAAAAGGTGGAAAGGTTCCTTCAAGTAAGGAAAAGTCAGAGGAGGAAGATGGGTGGGTTTTGAATGGAGAGAATGTGGTAGAGTTCTGTGATTTACCTGGGGACTGCGATGTTACTCTCCTTCAGGATATTATTGCAGCATACGGGGCCATCATTGAATCTGATGTCATCAGTTTGGGATCAACAGTGTCCGTGAGATATCA GCTGGACAGCAGTGAAGCAGCGAATTGGGTTGTTTCAAATTTAGATAATGCTGACCACCTCTTTGCAG ATCACTGTGTAAAATGTAGGAGAGTCATGTGA
- the LOC128165368 gene encoding cytochrome c oxidase assembly protein COX19-like: protein MSTPGTRQITKAPDKGIFPLDHEGLCKSEMRSYMRCLMANNRENSKCRSEAKSYLQCRMDNDLMQKEDWKSLGFHEEEKDNVKNAT from the exons ATGTCAACTCCAGGAACAAGACAGATTACTAAAGCTCCAGATAAAGGCATTTTCCCGCTAGATCATGAAG GTCTATGCAAAAGTGAAATGAGATCATACATGAGGTGTTTGATGGCCAACAACAGAGAAAACTCCAAATGTAGATCAGAAGCTAAATCATATCTTCAGTGTAGAATGGATAA TGACTTGATGCAGAAAGAGGACTGGAAATCTCTTGGCTTCCATGAAGAGGAGAAAGATAATGTGAAAAATGCTACATAA